A part of Crassostrea angulata isolate pt1a10 chromosome 5, ASM2561291v2, whole genome shotgun sequence genomic DNA contains:
- the LOC128185011 gene encoding uncharacterized protein LOC128185011 — protein sequence MPPKKHKKGNQNVRGNPAKRIRRPSRRVIEATPAASETSDVPCAPASNSGGGGGGGTLNASLNHVPSAPQVIPQPSSARQGSSRQSQGQLPTDQSMQHSVGTAATVATFSGFGSIYRPNTNTTTPRDLAVLTEETNRLLMASMAESTWQTYKTASDSFNRVRYLYGLPLSWPAPLEHIIQFIASMSAEGKACGSIRTYISGLSYMYKIHGLTDITKSFIVTKLLEGAARQNPTHDTRAPITLNILITLLQALEKKSVLIVMKFVYLRQHSVWHFLDS from the exons ATGCCTCCTAAAAAGCACAAGAAAGGTAACCAAAACG taCGGGGGAACCCGGCGAAACGAATTCGAAGGCCGAGCCGAAGGGTTATCGAGGCTACACCGGCTGCGAGCGAGACAAGTGATGTACCATGCGCTCCTGCATCTAacagcgggggggggggggggggggggacgctCAACGCCAGCTTGAATCATGTACCTTCAGCACCACAGGTCATTCCACAGCCGTCATCGGCTCGCCAAGGCTCCAGTAGACAGTCTCAGGGTCAGTTACCAACGGACCAAAGTATGCAGCACAGTGTGGGCACCGCAGCCACAG TGGCCACGTTTTCGGGCTTTGGCTCCATATACAGACCCAATACCAACACAACTACCCCCAGAGATTTGGCAGTTTTGACCGAGGAAACCAATAGACTCTTAATGGCTTCTATGGCAGAGAGTACATGGCAAACATATAAAACGGCTTCTGATAGTTTCAATCGTGTCAGGTACTTGTATGGGTTACCTCTTTCATGGCCAGCTCCTCTCGAACATATCATTCAATTTATAGCTTCTATGTCTGCAGAAGGGAAAGCCTGTGGATCTATTAGAACTTATATATCCGGCTTGtcatatatgtacaaaattcatGGTCTCACGGACATTACCAAGTCATTTATAGTCACTAAATTGTTAGAAGGAGCAGCCCGACAAAACCCAACACACGATACCCGAGCCCCGATAACTCTTAATATCCTGATTACACTGCTCCAGGCTTTAGAAAAAAAGTCTGTCTTAATAgttatgaaatttgtttatttaaggCAGCATTCTGTTTGGCATTTTTTGGATTCTTGA